The nucleotide sequence TAATCCGAAATTCCAAGGACTTGACAAAAAATTACAAAAGAAACAAAATATAAACAGACATAAAAAAGGTCGAGATAATTTTTTTAAATTAAAATAAATTCACCCTGTTAAATAATTTTGCCTTCGGCGAAATTGTCCTATTAAATAAAATCTTCGATTTTCTTTTACTTTTAGCAAAAGAATTAACAGGACATTTAACAGGGTAAAAAAATGAAAGGAATTTTTAAAGCTCAAAAGGCACATGCCCCGAGTTCATCAAAGGGTTTCACTCTTATTGAACTTTTGATTGTTATTGCTATTATCGGTATTTTGGCTTCTATTGTTTTGGTTGGCTTGGGCGGAGCCAGAGACAGGGCTAGGGATGCCCGGATTATAATGGCTATAGCCCAAATGAGAACACAGGCCGCTATTTGGGAATCACCAAGAGCAACTTTTGTTGGCCTTAGGTGTACCCCAACCCCAGCTCAGCCAGCTGAAATGGCTGGCCTTTGCGATGATATTACTGCTAACGGCGGTCATGGTTCTCCGGCTCTTGGGCCGATTCCCATCAGAACCAGCGCAAGAGAGTATTGTATTTTCAGCAGGTTAAATGCAACACCAGCTCGTTGGTTTTGCACTGATGAGGGAAGAGCGCTTGAAACCACGACCGATCCAACTACTACTTGCCCGGCCGCTGCCACTATTCTAAATTGTCCTGCTTCTTAAAGAATTTCACTGATTTTAAGGACTATAGTCAATGAACTTGACCTTGCTTCCGGGCTTATTTCTATTTTTGTTATTGGCTACGGCTCAGGTATTTAATAATAAGGCGGCTAAAACCCGCCTTATTGTAAATAAACAATTAAACAATGTTGTCTTTTTTTCAGCCCCCCTTTTTTGAACCCTTTTTTTATCCTCTTTTTTTCTTTTTCGGCTTGGCAGTCGGCAGTTTTTTGAATTGTTTAATTTATCGGCTGGAAAAAAATGAAGCCCTGTTTTGGGGCCGTTCTTATTGTCCTAATTGCCGTTATGTTTTATCTTGGCAAGACCTCATTCCCCTTTTTAGCTTCTTTCTTTTGAAAGGAAAATGCCGTTACTGCCGTCAAAAAATTTCCTGGCAGTATCCTTTGGTTGAAATATCAACGGCGGCGATATTTCTTTTAATTTTCAATTTTTTCACCCCGTTAGATAATTTCGTATCTAACGGGGCAAGATTTTCAATTTTTAATTTTCTAAACCTAATTTATTACTGGCTAATCGCTTCTTTTTTAATTGTTATTTTCGTCTACGATTTAAAACATTATATCATTCCCGACCGGATTATTTATTCTGCCATTGGAATAGCCCTAATTTTTAATTTTCAATTTTTAATTTTCAATCAATTTTCAATTTTCAAATTTTCAATTTTAAGCGGTTTAGGCGCGGCAATTTTTTTTCTGACAATAGTTTTGATTTCGGGCGGTAAATGGATGGGAATAGGAGATATAAAGTTAGCTTTTTTAATGGGATTGATTTTGGGCTGGCCGAATATTTTAGTTGCCCTATTTTTGGCTTTTTTACTTGGAGCTTTTATAGGCGCAATTCTGCTCATTAGCCGGAAAAAAACCTTAAAATCAGAGATTCCTTTCGGCCCATTTTTGGTTAGCGGCACTTTTATTTCAATTTTTTTTGGGCCCCAAATAATTTCTTTTTACTTAAACCTATTTTTAATTTAATTCCCGCTTGACAAAAATTTTCATTGAATTATATTATTTATATAGTCGATGAAGATAAATCTTCATCTCCGCCCCTTCGCTATGACGCTCGGGTACCCGAACAAAGCAAAGCTGAGCCAGGGGTGGAGAAAAGAGTTTATTTCCTTTGACTAAAAGTAATTGACTTTCAAAGGTCGCGCTTGCTAAAACAAACTTAATTCCAATCTACGAATGACATCCGAATTCTCCGAATATTTATTAGGAACATTCGGATAAGTTCGGATAATTAGGATTATATTTTTTTATGAAAATTAAACCCCTTTCAGACCATGTTTTAATTGAACCGATTAAAGAAGAAGAAAAAACCAAAAGTGGAATTTTGTTGCCCGAAACAGTAGAAAAAGAAAAACCAGAACAAGGAAAGGTTATTGCTGTTGGGCCCGGCAAAAAAACTTCTTCTGGTAAAATTATTCCCTTAGAAATAAAAGTTGGCGATAAGGTTTTATTTACCAAATACGGTCCCAATGAAATAAAGGTCGATAATAAAGAATATTTAATCGCCAAACAAGAAGACATTTTGGCGATATTTGAATAATCGTTTCAAGGTATATTATATGGCAAAACAAATTAAATATTCAGAAGAAGCCAGAAGAAAATTAAAAGCCGGAATTGATAAATTAGCCAATGCGGTTATTATTACTTTGGGGCCGAAAGGCAGGAATGTGGTTTTAGATAAGGGTTTCGGTAGTCCGACGATTACCAATGACGGGGTGACCATTGCCAAAGAAATTGAATTAGATGATAAGATTGAAAATTTGGGAGCTGAAATTTTAAAAGAAGTGGCAGAAAAAACCAATGATGTTGCTGGTGACGGCACAACAACCGCTGTTTTACTTGCCCAATCAATTATTAACGAGGGCTTAAAAAATGTTACGGCCGGTTCAAACCCCTTGGCAATTAAAAGGGGCTTGGATAAGGGTCTCAAGATAGTCATTGAAAATTTAAAGAAAGTTTCCAAACCAATTCAAACCAAAGAAGAAATCGCCCAGGTAGCGACTATTGCCGCTGAAAATTCGGAAATTGGCAATTTAATTGCCCAAATTATGGAAGAAGTTGGAAAAGATGGAGTTGTGACAATTGAGGAATCAAAAACATTCGGCCTTCAAAAAGAAATTGTTAAAGGCCTTCAATTTGACCGGGGCTATGTTTCTCCTTATATGATTACAAACCTGGAAAGAATGGAAGCGGTTTTTGAAGACCCCCTTATTTTAATTACGGATAAGAAAATTTCCAGCTTGAATGAAATTCTGCCAACAATGGAAAAAGTAGCCCAGACCGGCAAAAAAGAATTGGTCATTATTGCCGAGGAAGTAGAAGGAGATGCCTTGGCAACATTAGTGGTTAATAAACTCCGAGGCACCTTTAATTCTTTAGCAATAAAAGCGCCCGGTTTTGGTGACAGAAAAAAAGAAATGCTTCAAGATATTGCT is from Candidatus Nealsonbacteria bacterium and encodes:
- the groL gene encoding chaperonin GroEL (60 kDa chaperone family; promotes refolding of misfolded polypeptides especially under stressful conditions; forms two stacked rings of heptamers to form a barrel-shaped 14mer; ends can be capped by GroES; misfolded proteins enter the barrel where they are refolded when GroES binds), which translates into the protein MAKQIKYSEEARRKLKAGIDKLANAVIITLGPKGRNVVLDKGFGSPTITNDGVTIAKEIELDDKIENLGAEILKEVAEKTNDVAGDGTTTAVLLAQSIINEGLKNVTAGSNPLAIKRGLDKGLKIVIENLKKVSKPIQTKEEIAQVATIAAENSEIGNLIAQIMEEVGKDGVVTIEESKTFGLQKEIVKGLQFDRGYVSPYMITNLERMEAVFEDPLILITDKKISSLNEILPTMEKVAQTGKKELVIIAEEVEGDALATLVVNKLRGTFNSLAIKAPGFGDRKKEMLQDIACLTGAQLICEELGLKLENIELKQLGSARRVVSAKENTTIVEGKGKKEEIESRIKQIRRELEKTESGFDKEKLQERLAKLAGGVAVIKVGAVTEVEQKARQHKTEDALSATRAAIEQGIVPGGGVALLRSQEILEKVGVEAEEKIGFNILKRALEEPLRRISQNAGIDGSVAVAEVRKMKPNEGFNAQKMVYEDLVKNGIVDPTKVVRTALENAVSAASMLLTTEAVVCELPEEKKKVSSMPPMDGDY
- a CDS encoding type II secretion system GspH family protein; translation: MKGIFKAQKAHAPSSSKGFTLIELLIVIAIIGILASIVLVGLGGARDRARDARIIMAIAQMRTQAAIWESPRATFVGLRCTPTPAQPAEMAGLCDDITANGGHGSPALGPIPIRTSAREYCIFSRLNATPARWFCTDEGRALETTTDPTTTCPAAATILNCPAS
- a CDS encoding co-chaperone GroES; this translates as MKIKPLSDHVLIEPIKEEEKTKSGILLPETVEKEKPEQGKVIAVGPGKKTSSGKIIPLEIKVGDKVLFTKYGPNEIKVDNKEYLIAKQEDILAIFE
- a CDS encoding prepilin peptidase; protein product: MLSFFQPPFFEPFFYPLFFFFGLAVGSFLNCLIYRLEKNEALFWGRSYCPNCRYVLSWQDLIPLFSFFLLKGKCRYCRQKISWQYPLVEISTAAIFLLIFNFFTPLDNFVSNGARFSIFNFLNLIYYWLIASFLIVIFVYDLKHYIIPDRIIYSAIGIALIFNFQFLIFNQFSIFKFSILSGLGAAIFFLTIVLISGGKWMGIGDIKLAFLMGLILGWPNILVALFLAFLLGAFIGAILLISRKKTLKSEIPFGPFLVSGTFISIFFGPQIISFYLNLFLI